One region of Streptomyces sp. CG4 genomic DNA includes:
- a CDS encoding class I SAM-dependent methyltransferase — MRLTSAVSGKVTRSPVHHPLFARFYARYSVSAETRLGVAGLRERLLAGLSGRVIEIGAGNGLNFAHYPGTVAEVVAIEPEPLLRQLALESALRAQVPVDVVPGAAEALPVKSEAFDAAVLCLVLCSVRDVPRALGEVRRVLKPGGQVRFFEHGLGGGRLMTLTQRTLDRTVWPTLTGGCHLAREPVAALRAAGFTLGPRRPVMLPEKGPALPSSYCTLGVAWRPDEPAAR; from the coding sequence ATGCGACTGACGTCGGCCGTTTCCGGCAAGGTGACGCGGAGTCCCGTCCACCACCCGCTGTTCGCGCGTTTCTATGCGCGCTACAGCGTGAGCGCCGAGACGCGGCTCGGCGTGGCCGGGCTGCGGGAGCGGCTGCTCGCCGGACTGTCGGGGCGCGTGATCGAGATCGGAGCGGGCAACGGGCTGAACTTCGCGCACTATCCGGGGACCGTCGCAGAGGTCGTCGCGATCGAACCGGAGCCGCTGCTACGGCAGTTGGCGCTGGAGTCGGCGCTGCGCGCCCAGGTGCCGGTCGACGTGGTGCCGGGTGCCGCCGAGGCGCTGCCGGTCAAGAGCGAGGCGTTCGACGCGGCGGTGCTGTGCCTGGTGCTGTGCAGCGTGCGGGACGTGCCACGGGCGCTCGGCGAGGTACGTCGTGTGCTCAAGCCGGGCGGCCAGGTGCGGTTCTTCGAGCACGGGCTGGGCGGCGGCCGCCTGATGACGCTGACCCAGCGCACGCTGGACCGGACGGTGTGGCCCACGCTGACCGGCGGCTGTCATCTGGCCCGGGAGCCGGTGGCCGCGTTGCGCGCGGCCGGGTTCACCCTCGGACCGCGGCGACCGGTGATGTTGCCGGAGAAGGGGCCGGCGCTGCCGTCCTCGTACTGCACGCTCGGGGTCGCCTGGCGGCCGGACGAGCCGGCCGCACGCTGA
- a CDS encoding ABC transporter ATP-binding protein: MSTPVARHAPDGAVAARARGLTKAYGAGETAVIALDSVDVDIARGRFTAVMGPSGSGKSTLMHCLAGLDTVSAGQVWLGGTEITGLRERELTRLRRDRVGFMFQSFNLIPTLTAAENITLPMDIAGRRPDEQWLRQVIDTLGLRDRLKHRPAQLSGGQQQRVACARALASRPELIFADEPTGNLDSRAGLEVLGFLRGAVDDLGQTVVMVTHDPGAAAHSDLVLFLGDGRIVDGMERPTAEAVLERMKQFDVVRDRLGDDGTALED, encoded by the coding sequence TTGTCCACACCTGTTGCACGACATGCGCCGGACGGCGCCGTCGCGGCCCGCGCCCGCGGGCTCACCAAGGCGTACGGCGCCGGCGAGACGGCCGTCATCGCCCTGGACTCGGTGGACGTCGACATCGCGCGCGGCCGTTTCACCGCCGTGATGGGGCCCTCGGGGTCGGGGAAGTCCACGCTCATGCACTGTCTGGCGGGGCTCGACACGGTGTCGGCCGGCCAGGTGTGGCTGGGCGGCACCGAGATCACCGGGCTGAGGGAACGGGAGCTGACCCGGCTCAGGCGCGACCGGGTCGGGTTCATGTTCCAGTCGTTCAACCTCATCCCGACGCTGACGGCCGCCGAGAACATCACCCTGCCCATGGACATCGCGGGACGCAGGCCCGACGAGCAGTGGCTGCGGCAGGTCATCGACACGCTCGGCCTGCGCGACCGGCTGAAGCACCGGCCCGCCCAGCTCTCCGGCGGTCAGCAGCAGCGGGTCGCGTGCGCGCGGGCGCTGGCCTCCCGGCCGGAGCTGATCTTCGCCGACGAGCCGACCGGCAACCTCGACTCGCGGGCCGGTCTAGAGGTGCTGGGCTTCCTGCGCGGCGCGGTGGACGATCTCGGGCAGACGGTCGTCATGGTCACCCACGATCCTGGCGCAGCCGCCCATTCCGATCTGGTGCTCTTCCTGGGCGACGGGCGGATCGTGGACGGGATGGAACGGCCGACGGCGGAGGCCGTACTGGAACGCATGAAGCAGTTCGACGTCGTCCGGGACCGGCTCGGCGACGACGGTACCGCTCTGGAGGACTGA
- a CDS encoding adenosylmethionine--8-amino-7-oxononanoate transaminase — MPDLPGLSVPELLELDRRHVWHPYGPMPGRAEPLVVESASGVRLHLADGSGELVDGMSSWWSAIHGYNHPVLNEAAHEQLGRMSHVMFGGLTHEPAVRLAKRLVDMSPQGLEHVFLADSGSVSVEVAVKMCLQYWRSLGRPGKQRLLTWRGGYHGDTWQPMSVCDPEGGMHGLWSGVLPRQVFADAPPAEYEESYADGLRELIGRHADELAAVIVEPVVQGAGGMRFHSPAYLRVLREACDAHDVLLVFDEIATGFGRTGELFAADHAGVTPDVMCVGKALTGGYLTMAATLCTARIAEGISRGEVPVLAHGPTFMGNPLAAAVACASLDLLLGQDWRAEVKRIEADLWDGLAPARELPGVRDVRVLGAIGVVQLDHEVDMAAATAAAVREGVWLRPFRDLVYTMPPYITSDEDVARIGRAVCAAAREG, encoded by the coding sequence ATGCCTGACCTGCCCGGCCTGAGCGTGCCCGAGCTGCTGGAGCTGGACCGACGGCACGTGTGGCACCCGTACGGCCCGATGCCCGGACGGGCCGAGCCACTGGTGGTGGAGTCGGCGAGCGGGGTCCGGCTGCACCTGGCGGACGGCTCGGGCGAGTTGGTGGACGGCATGTCGTCCTGGTGGTCGGCGATCCACGGCTACAACCACCCGGTCCTCAACGAGGCGGCGCACGAGCAGCTCGGGCGGATGAGCCATGTGATGTTCGGCGGGCTGACCCACGAGCCCGCCGTACGGCTCGCGAAGCGTCTTGTCGACATGTCTCCGCAGGGACTGGAGCACGTCTTCCTCGCCGACTCCGGTTCGGTGTCGGTCGAGGTCGCGGTGAAGATGTGCCTGCAGTACTGGCGCTCGCTCGGCCGGCCCGGCAAGCAGCGGCTGCTGACCTGGCGGGGCGGCTACCACGGCGACACCTGGCAGCCGATGTCGGTGTGCGACCCGGAGGGCGGGATGCACGGGCTGTGGTCGGGTGTGCTGCCGCGCCAGGTGTTCGCCGACGCGCCGCCCGCGGAGTACGAGGAGTCGTACGCGGACGGGCTGCGGGAGCTGATCGGGCGGCACGCGGACGAGCTGGCCGCGGTGATCGTGGAACCGGTGGTGCAGGGCGCGGGCGGGATGCGCTTCCACTCCCCCGCGTATCTGCGGGTGCTGCGCGAGGCCTGCGACGCGCACGACGTGCTGTTGGTGTTCGACGAGATCGCCACCGGCTTCGGCCGCACGGGTGAGCTGTTCGCCGCGGACCATGCGGGCGTCACGCCGGACGTGATGTGTGTGGGCAAGGCGCTGACCGGCGGCTATCTGACGATGGCGGCCACGCTGTGCACCGCGCGGATCGCAGAGGGCATCTCGCGGGGCGAGGTGCCGGTGCTCGCGCACGGCCCGACGTTCATGGGCAACCCGCTGGCGGCCGCGGTGGCCTGCGCCTCGCTCGATCTGCTCCTGGGGCAGGACTGGCGGGCGGAGGTCAAGCGGATCGAGGCGGACCTGTGGGACGGGCTGGCACCCGCGCGTGAGCTGCCCGGGGTACGGGACGTCCGCGTCCTCGGGGCGATCGGCGTCGTCCAGCTCGACCACGAGGTGGACATGGCGGCGGCCACCGCGGCCGCCGTGCGGGAGGGCGTCTGGCTGCGCCCGTTCCGGGATCTGGTCTACACGATGCCGCCGTACATCACCTCGGACGAGGACGTGGCACGGATCGGACGCGCGGTGTGCGCCGCGGCGCGGGAGGGATGA
- a CDS encoding fic family toxin-antitoxin system, toxin component, with the protein MNELSIDLAWLLMLAEQKTPGDPQVTDWGALVAAVARHRAEIFGVPVYDNPYARAAALLQLLIHVPALERSNALFASAVAYAYLVASGAKVATSPEQVRDLARLVKEGTADVDAIARELRRWSL; encoded by the coding sequence TTGAACGAGCTCAGCATCGACCTCGCCTGGCTCCTCATGCTCGCCGAACAGAAGACGCCCGGGGACCCGCAGGTCACCGACTGGGGCGCGCTCGTCGCCGCCGTGGCACGGCACCGCGCCGAGATATTCGGCGTGCCCGTCTACGACAACCCGTACGCCCGCGCCGCCGCCCTGCTCCAGCTGCTGATCCACGTGCCGGCGCTGGAGCGGTCCAACGCGCTGTTCGCCTCGGCGGTCGCCTATGCCTACCTGGTCGCCAGCGGCGCGAAGGTGGCCACCTCGCCCGAGCAGGTGCGCGACCTCGCCCGGCTGGTGAAGGAGGGCACGGCCGACGTGGACGCCATCGCGCGCGAGTTGCGCCGCTGGAGCCTGTGA
- a CDS encoding GNAT family N-acetyltransferase produces the protein MTDLCIRPAAHDDLDSVLAFWKTAAEGTSISDDRAGVQRLVDRDPEALILAEQGGELVGTVIAGFDGWRCHLYRLAVCPERRRQGIGSALLAAAEERFARLGGRRADAMVLVRNERAQYAWSAAGYGPEEHWRRWVKPLTD, from the coding sequence ATGACCGATCTGTGTATACGCCCGGCAGCGCACGACGACCTCGACAGCGTTCTCGCCTTCTGGAAGACGGCCGCCGAGGGCACCAGCATCAGCGACGACCGGGCCGGGGTGCAGCGCCTGGTGGACCGCGATCCCGAGGCTCTGATCCTCGCCGAACAGGGCGGCGAGTTGGTCGGCACGGTGATCGCGGGCTTCGACGGCTGGCGCTGCCATCTGTACCGGCTCGCTGTGTGTCCCGAGCGGCGTCGGCAGGGCATCGGCTCGGCACTGCTGGCCGCCGCCGAGGAGCGGTTCGCACGGCTCGGCGGGCGGCGGGCGGACGCGATGGTGCTGGTCCGCAACGAGCGGGCACAGTACGCCTGGAGCGCGGCCGGATACGGCCCGGAGGAGCACTGGCGGCGCTGGGTGAAGCCGCTCACCGACTGA
- the bioB gene encoding biotin synthase BioB translates to MDLLKTLVDKGLRRELPTREEALAVLATPDDDVLDVVAAAGKVRRHWFGRRVKLNYLVNLKSGLCPEDCSYCSQRLGSKAEILKYTWLKPDEASQAAAAGLAGGAKRVCLVASGRGPTDRDVDRVSETIKTIKEQNEQVEVCACLGLLSDGQAERLREAGADAYNHNLNTSESTYGDITTTHTYADRVDTVNKAHAAGLSACSGLIAGMGESDEDLVDVVFSLRELDPDSVPVNFLIPFEGTPLGKEWNLTPQRCLRILAMVRFVCPDVEVRIAGGREVHLRTMQPLALHLANSIFLGDYLTSEGQAGKADLEMIADAGFEVEGAGEVTLPEHRATTAAGGCGSHESAGCGSGSGCGSHEGADVCGTTAAPAAQEARTDLVTVRRRGAGTDLAPNA, encoded by the coding sequence ATGGACCTGCTGAAGACGCTGGTGGACAAGGGGCTTCGGCGTGAGCTGCCGACCCGCGAGGAAGCGCTCGCCGTACTGGCCACCCCTGACGACGATGTGCTCGATGTGGTGGCCGCGGCCGGAAAGGTGCGCCGGCACTGGTTCGGGCGACGGGTGAAACTCAACTATCTCGTCAACCTCAAGTCGGGCCTGTGCCCCGAGGACTGTTCCTACTGTTCCCAGCGGCTCGGCTCGAAGGCCGAGATCCTGAAGTACACCTGGCTGAAGCCCGACGAGGCCTCCCAGGCGGCCGCCGCCGGTCTCGCGGGCGGCGCCAAGCGGGTCTGCCTGGTGGCGAGCGGACGCGGCCCGACGGACCGGGACGTGGACCGGGTCTCGGAGACCATCAAGACGATCAAGGAGCAGAACGAGCAGGTCGAGGTGTGCGCCTGCCTCGGTCTGCTCTCCGACGGCCAGGCAGAGCGGCTGCGCGAGGCGGGCGCGGATGCCTACAACCACAACCTCAACACCTCGGAGTCCACCTACGGGGACATCACGACCACCCACACGTACGCCGACCGGGTGGACACGGTGAACAAGGCGCACGCGGCCGGCCTGTCCGCCTGCTCCGGTCTGATCGCGGGCATGGGCGAGAGCGACGAGGACCTGGTCGACGTCGTCTTCTCGCTGCGCGAGCTGGACCCGGACTCGGTGCCGGTGAACTTCCTCATCCCGTTCGAGGGCACCCCGCTGGGCAAGGAGTGGAACCTCACCCCGCAGCGCTGTCTGCGGATCCTCGCGATGGTCCGGTTCGTCTGCCCGGATGTGGAGGTCCGCATCGCGGGCGGCCGCGAGGTCCATCTGCGCACGATGCAGCCGCTCGCGCTGCACCTCGCCAACTCGATCTTCCTCGGCGACTACCTGACCAGCGAGGGCCAGGCCGGCAAGGCCGACCTGGAGATGATCGCCGACGCCGGGTTCGAGGTGGAGGGCGCCGGCGAGGTGACGCTGCCCGAGCACCGGGCGACGACGGCCGCGGGTGGCTGCGGTTCGCACGAGAGCGCCGGGTGCGGATCCGGCTCCGGCTGCGGCTCGCACGAGGGGGCGGACGTATGCGGTACGACGGCCGCGCCGGCCGCCCAGGAGGCGCGCACCGACCTCGTCACCGTCCGCCGCCGGGGTGCCGGAACGGATCTCGCGCCCAATGCCTGA
- a CDS encoding toxin-antitoxin system HicB family antitoxin, producing MAKTQLNVRVDEDTARAARERALARGISVNRYIEELVRQDTGEAGRTFVEAAADFMKQYESVFAEEFTEKFTEKFTETRGTRTGDGR from the coding sequence ATGGCGAAGACCCAGCTGAATGTGCGCGTGGACGAGGACACCGCCCGCGCGGCGCGCGAACGCGCCCTGGCCCGTGGCATCAGCGTCAACCGCTACATAGAAGAGCTGGTCAGGCAGGACACCGGGGAAGCCGGCCGCACCTTCGTCGAGGCCGCCGCCGACTTCATGAAGCAGTACGAGTCCGTGTTCGCCGAGGAGTTCACCGAGAAGTTCACCGAGAAGTTCACCGAGACCCGCGGCACCCGCACCGGGGACGGCCGCTGA
- a CDS encoding hemolysin family protein, giving the protein MTEVLLLLVAILLSLACGAFVAAEFSLTTVERGELERAAERGEHGAPGALKAARNLTFQLSGAQLGITVTNLVVGMLAEPSIAKLLAGPFRATGLSGGAASSVALVVGTALSTVFLMVVGELVPKNWAISSPLAVAKRVGNPQRWFSAAFRPFITHLNNTANHVVRRLGIEPAEELASARGPQELAALARHSAKEGALEADTAELFVRTLNLADLSAENVMTPRVQVVALDTQATCEDVANATRATGLSRFPVYRGSLDSVVGVAHIKDVLAVPAEQRRHRRVGQVMREPLLVPESLTVDRLLDRLGGRRTMAVVIDEYGGTAGVATLEDIVEEVVGEVRDEHDPHETPDLAPAGADEDGRALYSADGAARTDQLARVGLRVPEGPYETLAGLVATLLGRIPRTGDTVEVAGWRLDVVDATGRRAARVLLHAPLDDEQARESTEGSR; this is encoded by the coding sequence ATGACCGAAGTGCTCCTCCTCCTGGTGGCGATCCTGCTGTCGCTGGCCTGCGGCGCCTTCGTGGCGGCGGAGTTCTCGCTGACCACGGTCGAGCGCGGCGAGCTGGAGCGCGCCGCCGAGCGCGGCGAGCACGGCGCACCGGGCGCCCTGAAGGCCGCACGGAACCTGACCTTCCAGCTCTCCGGCGCCCAGCTCGGCATCACCGTCACCAATCTGGTGGTCGGCATGCTCGCCGAGCCGTCCATCGCCAAGCTGCTCGCCGGGCCGTTCCGGGCGACGGGCCTGTCGGGCGGCGCTGCGAGTTCGGTCGCCCTGGTGGTCGGTACGGCGCTTTCGACGGTGTTCCTGATGGTCGTCGGCGAGCTGGTGCCGAAGAACTGGGCGATCTCCTCGCCGCTGGCCGTGGCCAAGCGGGTCGGCAACCCGCAGCGCTGGTTCAGCGCGGCCTTCCGGCCCTTCATCACACACCTGAACAACACGGCCAACCATGTCGTGCGTCGGCTCGGCATCGAACCGGCCGAGGAACTGGCCTCCGCGCGCGGCCCCCAGGAGCTGGCGGCGCTCGCCCGGCACTCCGCCAAGGAGGGCGCGCTGGAGGCGGACACCGCCGAGCTGTTCGTGCGGACACTGAACCTGGCCGACCTGTCGGCGGAGAACGTGATGACCCCGCGCGTCCAGGTCGTCGCCCTGGACACCCAGGCGACCTGCGAGGACGTGGCGAACGCGACCCGGGCCACCGGTCTGTCCCGGTTCCCGGTCTACCGGGGCAGCCTGGACTCCGTCGTCGGCGTCGCCCACATCAAGGACGTGCTGGCGGTGCCGGCCGAGCAGCGCCGCCACCGCCGCGTCGGCCAGGTGATGCGTGAGCCGCTGCTGGTCCCCGAGTCGCTGACCGTCGACCGGCTGCTGGACCGGCTCGGCGGCAGGCGCACCATGGCCGTCGTCATCGACGAGTACGGCGGCACGGCCGGCGTGGCGACGCTGGAGGACATCGTCGAGGAGGTCGTCGGCGAGGTGCGGGACGAGCACGACCCGCACGAGACGCCCGACCTCGCGCCCGCCGGCGCGGACGAGGACGGCCGGGCCCTGTACTCGGCCGACGGCGCCGCCCGCACCGACCAGCTCGCCCGGGTGGGTCTGCGGGTGCCCGAGGGGCCGTACGAGACCCTGGCCGGTCTGGTCGCGACCCTGCTGGGCCGGATACCGCGGACCGGTGACACGGTCGAGGTGGCGGGCTGGCGGCTGGACGTGGTGGACGCCACGGGCCGCCGGGCGGCGCGGGTGCTGCTGCACGCGCCGCTGGACGACGAGCAGGCCCGCGAGAGTACGGAGGGATCGCGATGA
- the bioD gene encoding dethiobiotin synthase, translating to MPVLVITGTGTEVGKTVTTAAVAAAALAAGRSVAVLKAAQTGVRPHERGDADEVARLAGPVTAAELARFPEPLAPGTAARRAGMTPVHPHEVAERAAKLATEHDLVLVEGAGGLLVRFDAGGGTLADAAGLLGAPVLIVASAGLGTLNTTELTARELRLRELELAGVVIGSWPDSPDLATRCNVADLPEVANAPLLGAIPAGAGSLPPAGFRTTAPAWLAPRLDGTWDAEAFRVREAP from the coding sequence GTGCCGGTACTGGTGATCACGGGGACGGGCACGGAGGTCGGCAAGACCGTCACCACGGCCGCCGTCGCCGCCGCCGCGCTCGCGGCCGGACGCTCGGTGGCCGTGCTCAAGGCCGCCCAGACGGGCGTACGACCGCACGAGCGCGGGGACGCCGACGAGGTCGCGCGGCTCGCGGGGCCGGTCACGGCCGCCGAACTCGCCCGCTTTCCGGAGCCGTTGGCACCTGGGACGGCGGCCCGGCGGGCGGGCATGACCCCCGTGCACCCGCACGAGGTGGCCGAGCGGGCCGCCAAGCTGGCCACCGAGCACGATCTGGTGCTGGTGGAGGGGGCGGGCGGGCTGCTCGTCCGCTTCGACGCGGGCGGCGGCACGCTGGCCGACGCGGCGGGGCTGCTCGGCGCACCGGTGCTGATCGTGGCCTCGGCCGGGCTCGGCACGCTGAACACCACAGAGCTGACGGCGCGCGAACTACGGCTTCGGGAGCTGGAGTTGGCCGGCGTGGTCATCGGCAGCTGGCCCGACTCCCCCGACCTCGCCACCCGGTGCAACGTGGCCGACCTGCCGGAGGTGGCCAACGCTCCGCTGCTCGGGGCGATTCCCGCCGGGGCGGGCAGCCTGCCACCGGCCGGCTTCCGTACGACGGCTCCGGCCTGGCTCGCACCCCGGCTGGACGGGACGTGGGACGCGGAGGCGTTCCGGGTGCGGGAAGCGCCGTAG
- a CDS encoding ABC transporter permease, which yields MLKATLRSFLAHKGRLALSALAVILSVAFVAGSLIFSDTVTRTFDRLFASTAADVTVQPKQQDLRSARVSGAVQTLPAALRDRVAKVDGVAAARAEVSVQNAVVVDSRNNSVGPTTGAPTIAMAWHVSDRSPVKLTSGRAPHGAGEALLDADTAGKKHVRIGDTLTVQAQPGTLRVRVVGIATFTTTNPGAALVFLDPAVAGRELLGSAAQATSITADAVKGVSDAELKHRIGAAIGTGTYDLKTANEQAKSAAASLGAFLDVIKYVMLGFAGVALLVGVFLIVNTFSMLIAQRTRELGLLRALGADRRQVRRSVLTEALLLGLVGSTLGLAAGIGLALALIRLMTAFGMNLKATEMVIGWGTPVAAYVVGVGVTFVAAYLPARRAAVVSPMAALADAEVAGVGKPLRVRAVVGAVVGAVGAAALAGCVAATKTAQAASLLGVGVALTLIATVVAGPLLVRPVIRVLGAAFPALFGPVGRMSQRNALRNPRRTGATAAALMVGLALVGGMSVASASMSASFDQQIDKNLGADFIVQNTNFVPFTKQVRTAVAATHGVGLVVPQRLTQVAVRLPNGDRVQTAAAAYGPRLDDVVHMTYAQGGSAAALADGRLAMDADFAKNHGVRVGSVLPVGFPGGRQAELTVGALTDQGTADGFGAQGGLYFGLGTLQKYLPDAQDSVLYVNAAHGTAPQDLRPRLERALKPFPQVQVRNQSDYKQLVHDQIAVLLYLVYALLGLAIVIAVLGVVNTLALSVVERTREIGLLRAIGLGRRQLRRMIRLESVVIAVFGAVLGLALGLLWGVCMQRVLALRGLTALAIPWTTIVAVVLGSAVVGVVAALLPALRASRMNVLAAIAHE from the coding sequence GTGCTCAAGGCGACCCTGAGGAGTTTCCTCGCGCACAAGGGGCGGCTCGCGCTGTCCGCGCTGGCCGTGATCCTTTCCGTGGCGTTCGTCGCGGGCAGCCTGATCTTCTCCGACACCGTCACCCGTACGTTCGACCGGCTGTTCGCCTCCACGGCCGCCGATGTGACGGTCCAGCCGAAGCAGCAGGATCTGCGGTCGGCCCGCGTGAGCGGTGCGGTGCAGACGCTGCCCGCCGCGCTGCGGGACCGGGTGGCGAAGGTCGACGGGGTCGCGGCGGCCCGCGCCGAGGTGTCGGTGCAGAACGCCGTCGTGGTCGACAGCCGCAACAACTCCGTCGGCCCGACCACGGGCGCCCCGACCATAGCCATGGCCTGGCACGTCAGCGACCGCAGCCCGGTGAAACTCACCTCCGGTCGTGCGCCGCACGGTGCGGGCGAGGCGCTGCTGGACGCCGACACGGCCGGCAAGAAGCACGTACGGATCGGCGACACGCTGACCGTGCAGGCGCAGCCGGGCACGTTGCGGGTGCGGGTGGTCGGAATCGCCACGTTCACCACCACCAACCCCGGTGCGGCCCTGGTCTTCCTGGACCCGGCGGTGGCGGGCCGCGAGCTGCTGGGGTCGGCCGCGCAGGCGACCAGCATCACGGCGGACGCGGTGAAGGGGGTGTCCGACGCGGAGCTCAAGCACCGGATCGGCGCGGCGATCGGCACCGGCACCTACGACCTGAAGACCGCGAACGAGCAGGCCAAGTCGGCGGCGGCGAGCCTCGGCGCGTTCCTGGACGTCATCAAGTACGTGATGCTGGGCTTCGCCGGCGTCGCGCTCCTCGTGGGCGTGTTCCTCATCGTCAACACCTTCTCCATGCTGATCGCCCAGCGCACCCGGGAACTGGGCCTGCTGCGCGCACTGGGCGCGGACCGGCGGCAGGTGCGGCGCTCGGTGCTCACGGAGGCGCTGCTGCTCGGGCTGGTCGGTTCGACGCTCGGCCTCGCCGCCGGGATCGGGCTGGCGCTCGCGCTGATCCGGCTGATGACCGCGTTCGGGATGAATCTGAAGGCCACGGAGATGGTCATCGGCTGGGGCACGCCCGTCGCCGCGTACGTCGTCGGGGTCGGCGTCACCTTCGTGGCCGCCTATCTGCCCGCGCGGCGCGCGGCGGTCGTGTCGCCGATGGCGGCGCTCGCCGATGCCGAAGTCGCCGGTGTGGGCAAGCCGTTGAGGGTGCGGGCCGTCGTCGGCGCAGTGGTCGGGGCGGTCGGCGCGGCGGCGCTGGCCGGCTGCGTGGCGGCCACGAAGACCGCGCAGGCGGCCTCGCTGCTCGGGGTCGGCGTGGCCCTGACGCTGATCGCGACCGTCGTCGCCGGTCCGCTGCTGGTCCGGCCGGTGATCCGGGTGCTGGGCGCGGCGTTCCCCGCGCTGTTCGGCCCGGTCGGCCGGATGAGCCAGCGCAACGCCCTGCGCAATCCGCGCCGTACCGGCGCCACGGCCGCCGCGCTGATGGTGGGGCTGGCCCTGGTCGGCGGCATGTCGGTGGCGAGCGCCTCGATGTCCGCGTCGTTCGACCAGCAGATCGACAAGAACCTCGGCGCCGACTTCATCGTCCAGAACACCAACTTCGTCCCGTTCACCAAGCAGGTGCGGACCGCCGTCGCGGCGACGCACGGCGTGGGGCTCGTCGTACCGCAACGGCTGACCCAGGTCGCCGTACGGCTGCCGAACGGCGACCGGGTCCAGACGGCCGCCGCCGCGTACGGCCCGCGGCTCGACGACGTCGTGCACATGACGTACGCCCAGGGCGGTTCGGCGGCCGCGCTGGCGGACGGTCGCCTCGCCATGGACGCCGACTTCGCGAAGAACCACGGCGTGCGCGTCGGCAGCGTCCTGCCGGTCGGGTTCCCGGGCGGGCGGCAGGCCGAGCTGACCGTCGGAGCGCTCACCGACCAGGGCACGGCGGACGGCTTCGGCGCGCAGGGCGGCCTCTACTTCGGCCTCGGCACCCTGCAGAAATACCTGCCGGACGCGCAGGACTCCGTGCTCTACGTCAACGCGGCCCACGGCACCGCACCGCAGGACCTGCGCCCTCGCCTGGAACGGGCGCTCAAACCGTTCCCGCAGGTCCAGGTGCGCAACCAGTCCGACTACAAGCAGCTGGTGCACGACCAGATCGCCGTCCTGCTGTACCTGGTGTACGCGCTGCTCGGGCTGGCGATCGTCATCGCCGTGCTCGGCGTGGTCAACACCCTCGCGCTGTCCGTGGTGGAGCGGACCCGCGAGATCGGGCTGCTGCGTGCGATCGGGCTGGGGCGGCGGCAGTTGCGCCGGATGATCCGGCTCGAATCGGTGGTGATCGCGGTGTTCGGCGCGGTCCTCGGGCTGGCGCTGGGGCTCCTCTGGGGCGTGTGCATGCAGCGGGTACTGGCCCTGCGCGGGCTGACGGCGCTGGCGATCCCCTGGACCACGATCGTCGCCGTCGTACTCGGCTCGGCGGTGGTCGGCGTGGTGGCGGCCCTGCTGCCGGCGCTGCGGGCGTCGCGGATGAACGTGCTGGCGGCGATCGCCCACGAGTGA